In the genome of Daucus carota subsp. sativus chromosome 9, DH1 v3.0, whole genome shotgun sequence, the window GTTCTTCATCAACTTGTGGCTGCTCTCGCTCCACTGGTGGCTGTTGTTGCTCTCCAGGCTCTTCTTCTGGTTGTTTCTGCTGTTGCTGTACTAGTTGCACTTCTTTGTCAACTGGAGGCTGTTTGTCTTCTGGTGGCTGCTCTAGCTCAACTGGTGGCTGTTGTTGCTCAACCGATGGTGGGTCTGGTGGCTGCTGTTGCTCAACTGGCGCCTGCTGCAGCTCAAATGGCGTGTGCTGCTGCTCAAATGGTGCTAAGGATGGAGGCGTAGGATCAATACCTAAATTAAAGTTCTGATACCCCGATGTGGGTGAAGGATCAACACCGTTATAGTCCACCTCATTCTCGATATTTGCTAAAATCTTGCCAACAGGAGTACTAGACTGCAATACGAAATTTGATGCTGCATCAGAGGTATGATTTTCACCCTCATCACCCAAATTTACACTCGTCTCATCATCATTTCGCTTTTTGCGTCTCTTACGACAATTAACCCCCCCACGGCCTCCTTTATGACCAACCTTTCTTTTTTTCACCTCTAACAGATCTTGATCTTTTTCAACAAGGGAGTCATCAATGGGAAAATCTTGGCGAAGTCCACGACTACATTGAGACTCTAATATCTGTCTCGCACGAGCAGCAAGAACATCAATAGCATTGTAATCTCCATTTACCTTGGTTATAGCAGATATGCGATTGAGTATCTTCACCTGTAATAAGGTAAAGAGGCATACATTAATAGATTTAAGAATTACAACATGCAAGAAAGTGAGAAACACATGATACTAATTACAATTACCGCATATGATTGTGCAGCAGCAACTCGTGTATGATATGGACGAGTGACATTAGCATACCATTCAGTATAGCGAGTAGTCACCCCAGCACCTACATTATTTATAACGTTCACAAACTGCAGGCGGTTGTCCCAACAGAGTATATGCTCCTTATGCTTATCCCTCCAGTTAGTTTCAGTCTTTCCTTTCAAAGTCATCTTGTGCAGACAACGAGAGTAAACAGTAGCAGATGATGGTATATCCTGGACCATACCAAACTGACGCACACATCTATCGGGTTCATGCGGCTCTACTATATAAAAACAGATAATTGGACCTTTGTAACACCAAACTGCATTACCTTCTTGACAAATCTCGGATAAATCATCAAGCACATCAGCATACGGCAGCCATATAAAGTGATCAGGCCCAAGAACATCCAGCGAAAAGCGATTAACAGACACGTTGTGACAACTGGCATCAGCATATGATTTAGGAACGCACCACCTATGTAAACAGAACAACACATTGATACGGTTAATATAAAATCTATGAAATCACTTAAAACCTGAACAATTAAAATGAAGTCCATTAAACTCATAGTTTGTTTTGCAGGGTCGGTGTTTCTCATGTTTTTCTGTTATACAACTCCATAAACTTATAGGCACTGCACCTCTGCCACATGTACAGGAGAAGTACATCCAGTGACTGGTGAAGATTAAAAATTTGGTTAATACTCATTTGATGTATATATCTGTATTTCAACCTGTTCTGGTTGATGTCTTTGCTGATGGAGGTGCTGCAAATGAAACCAGGGCTGCAGGAGCTGATGTTGTTGGTGGGGAGGGGCTTACTGAGGGCAATAAGAAATGGTAATTCACTAGTCTTGTGGACCATTTTGATGACTTCAAATTGTATATTGATATATGGTAAATGGCTATAAACTTTTTGTATGTCCATTTTGAACTACTAATTAGTACAAGATATTATTAGTGCTATGTTTATTCAAAGGaataggaaatagaaagttgcATCTTCAGAATACAGAATTTCAAAGGGAAACTATAGTTACATTTTTTGTTGACTATACAGATTATTCTGATATCTATCAATGTAAATATATGCACTTATATAATCTTGGGGCACTGTGCTATTGGTCTTTCTGCACACTCTTACCTACTGCCCTGTAGTAACTTGCTCAGATTGGAGCATTTTGAGGATTCAAATATAAACTCGTAAATTTTGTTCCATAGAATGTGTAAACACTTATACTGTAAAGAAGTTGGCTGCGATTGGTTTGTGCAGACAAGAATGCTTTTCTATTCTCTTGGTTTATAAATGCAAAATCAACTTTAATGAAACTCAATTTCTGCGTTCTAGACTTCTAGTATGTTAACAGAGATTGAGTACCAATTAGTCCAAATCcgttgaaacatttaaaaccAAATCATATAATTCACTAACAACCAAAGCAATTAAAACCAAATCCTTTAAAACAATTACAACCTAAACAATAAATCCACAATTACCTCAAACCAAATGGTCCAGGAAGATCACCCCATATCTCTTTATTATCTGAATAGGGACCACGGGGAACAGGAGCTAGAGTAGGGAGTCGGGTCCATGCCCATAGCTGTAACAATAACACACATCCAGCAATTTCTACTACTCCTACTTTGCATGCCTTGCACAACTCTCTGTACAGGTATGCAAGTACACCAGCACCCCAAGCCAATGTTCGAGAACGTTCAAAACTCTGAATCAAAGGAAGAAACATGCAATGAACTTCAGAACCTTGATGATCTGTGAATAGTATGCCACCAATGAGTCGCAACATATAAGATTGTGTGTATCTGATGAGCTCATCCTCATTTGCATTGTCAGAAAGTTCTGGAAGTATTTTGTCCAACCAACTCATCTTTAACCTGCCACcatctaaatacttttcctcaGGAGCTTCCCCAAACATATTTTCAAGGAGTTTACTCCAACCCTCTTTGAAATCTGTGGAACCAGTAACTGCTTGCCCATCAACACGTAATCCTAGAATAACGCTGACATCTTGTAAAGTAATAGTACACTCTCCAACAGGTAAGTGGAATGTATGCGTCTCCGGTCGCCAGCGCTCCACCAATGCTGTAACCAGACTCCAATCTATATAAATGCCTGTAAGCCTAGCAACTCCGTCAAAACCCACGTCTCGGAGTAATGGAACCATCCGGTGATGTAATGAAGGAAATCTGTTGCTGCTGGGGTTACGAACTCGTGATCTCAGGACATCCCCACCACCCACATTCCATATAATGGATGACCTATGTTCAGCTTGTAAATGCAATACAGACGGGTCTTTAGGCCCAGGTTTCAACTCAAACTTGTCATCATATGTATCATCTGTTGACTCATTCATACTCTGCGAAACAGCATGAATACCAGTCAAGTACTTACAAATTACATATCACAATACAGGAatacacaacataatatataacACAGGTCAAACTAGTGCTGTTTGTTATTACAGAGGAAGCAAAGTGAGGTTATAACTGAAGGTTGTGGGGCACATAGGTATAGAGAGAAGATCTGGCTGGCATTCAAAGCAGAAGACTATGGGCCTCTTTGATGTTTACTGCACTTCCATTCAGACACATATTCAAATTCATGTTACTAAAATGATCATACCACAATTTTTGTTTCGCATGGAATTGTTGATACTCAATGTTCACTTCAAAGTATTTTGAATTGTTTATACAGTTTGCAGAATGCAAGTCTGCAGTCTACAGAATTCAGAGAGCAGTGTGTTGTATGCAGAATGCAGAGTGCAGAAATGTGCAGAAATGTGCAGAAATCAGAAAACTGAAGTACCATACAGAAAATTAGACAATAGATATTCCAAACTGACTAACTGCGTATCATTACAGTTTAATCCACGATCAGCCTAGGTAAGTTCAGCCAACTAAAAcacaattttatcaaataatttacacTACTTTTACTGGCTGTAGGCCTGTAATTGAACTACTTTTGTTACTACATTCCTAATGTCACAAGCGTATAGCTGCAGATTGGCTCTGCCTATTACTAACTAAATAGGTAAACAAAAAATCACTTGAACAAAATGAACAGATACAGATAAGAATCTAATGGACACTCAATGTGTCAACTAGCTGCATATCTACACAAAGACACACGAAACATAGTAAGTGAAGTGCAGAGTACTAATTACGACGGCACCTAAATGATCTGGCGAGAGCCCTGATTAAACACTGCTCGAAACAGAGAAAGTGTAGAGTAAAAGGTACAATAGATAAACTGTACAAAACCTATAGGATATTGTCAGTAACGCTTCTAATATATAATCGCAGTTTTAAGGCTTTTATACAATATACGTTTTTCTCACATCGACTACGACACAAACTAACTAGTTCAAAGTCAAAGTCATTATGATACTAACAAGAAGTAGCTCAATTGCCACAAATTCACCAATTTAAAGTTTACTTTCTACAAAGAATTTGAagtagtttaatttttgattcaTTAGATTTTTACCTCTTCAAGTATGTAAAAATTcgaacacatcatcatcatcaaaacaaccaaaaaagaattATCAGGTCATCAGAAACACATCAAGACTTTCTTAGAGAAGAATACGCCTGGTTTTCGAGCTCGATTCTATCGATATAAAAGATAAACTCGACATACAACTAACACAAGATAGAGCAGacttaatatatcaaataacctctcctatttaatatatttaaaaccaAGTAATTTACACTGATACAACATATAACAAAAACTTTCTGTATTAAACCAAAATTAACAAAATCTAGCTATATAACAAACACTGCCCATCAATATGAGCAATCATCCACATAAATTTCCAGCAAAGATAGTAAAATAAAGAATGAAAACATAACAGACATATATATAGTGAAAAATCTACAAAACCAATGAAGTTAGTAGCCCTAGATTACATCAAAAAAGACTTACAAATGAATCGATCCGCAAATGCAGATGTAATGTATGAAGTCGACTGGCAAGAGTAGTGATTTGTGATTATTCagtgatgaatttttttaattcatctTCGAAGTGGGGAGAAGAGAACCGAATTGAGTGCACGGAGAAATTGGGAATGAATAAATTGATTTTACTCGAGTATATGTATGCTGGACCGGGTATGGGTCAGGGCTGTGATATGAATATGGGAAATGGGTAATAAAAATGGTAAAAATAACCGGTGAATCCGAGAAATGGTAatttcataatgttttttattaaaaatgttatgTTTAGCATTTTTTTAGAGCTCCACAGCACAGTCAGCATCACACAACCACTAATTTAGAATTATATCTAAATAGGATAACCCCGCCTGTCGATGAATCATCCAGTTACATTATTCTTACCACTtgcataaaaaaaaacttaacacATTTCCCAAAAAGAATTGGAAAATTATATATGTCTTCCAACTATCTGAAAACTAGACAGTTACAGCTGCCGGTCTATGTATCTCAAGTAAATGTAGCAAGAATCCAGAAATACAATACTAATACCAAAGTGAACTATTTTGGGAATCACTAAACAGAAATTACCTAGCCAAAACTAGCTTGCAACTGAAATATAACATCAATGGATCAAACATTAGCTTATACAGACCTTTCCGAAAAGTATAATGCAGAGTCAATAAAGAAAACGCTTCACAGGCAACtccaattaatataaaattgtgaAAATGCTTCACAGGCAACTCCAATCAATATAAAGTGTAAACTTTAATACGCAGAAACTGTGCACCAAATTCATAGTAAATCCAAATATAATCTAGGTAAGACCACAATTAATAATCAGAGGAtttatgtcaaaaaaaatatagagagAAGGCTCCATTAGCCGCATAAGCATATCAACAAATGAAATAGCAACATGTCAAACTTTGGACTGGAAAAGTGTTACAAGCCAAACTGGACAATCTCCGGTAAGCGAAGACTAAATGGCATGCTGATTCATTGCTAGTTAAACTTTACATCAAAACTTTGACCCATGGAAAAGCTAAAAAGCCATAAAATAGGGTATTGATCTTGTACATTCATACCAGAAACTTCAGCATAGCCACgctaaaaaaatcataaaaacacACTCAGCTGACTTTAGAGCTACCAAGCATAAGAATATTTAAAGTGGCAGTTGAGAAGAAATCACAGTTAGGTTATAATAACACATTACCTTGATTCAACCAACACTTGATTCATTTTCTTCAGCTCCTTCAGAATCCAGTCCTTCCACtgtgaaacataatttgttaaaGACAAGCAAGGGATAGTGATAAAAGCAAAGTTTAATAGACCATGATGTTAATAATACAATGAAAGGctgtaaattataaatatatcattctgGATTAAGATAATAATGCTCTGAATGTATGAATCTGAAACTGATTGCTCACTTGCTCCTGCTCCTGCACAAGATGAACCCAACTggtcttttaaaaaaatgtaaaatttgttattaaacTGTAAAACCTAGTGAATAATAATCAGAAGTAAGAAATACTTGAACATTATCAAATTCTTAGCCACCAAAGTCAATACCCAAGAGGGAAACGTCTTGAGATACTATAAGAATACATGTTTCTACGTCATCCATTTCCAGATGAATATGTGTAGTATCGATGGTTACTAAACATGGTACAAAATTCTCGTCACCTATCACAACTGAGCAATTCTCATACAGACCCACTTTTGGCGAGAGATTTAATATACAAGAATTTGAAGCTGAAATCCTATTGTTTACTCTAGCAAACCTTTCCTTATCATTCATCATCAACATAAGGCGATGTTGTCGACCTAACAGCTCCGAGACATATTTCATATCTCCCCTACCAAGAGCATAACGAACACGGGTAGATGAAACTTGTCCGTGCTCCTTTGGATTATCAGGACCTATGACTCTTGAGTCTTGTTCTTTGTCCATGACAGAGTTGATAATGTAAGCCTCCATACCATACTTCTCGCTTAAATTTACTAGCTCTGACGCATCACCGGAAGCTCTGTAACCAAATCTGTAGTTCTTTCCTAAAATAAGAATTCGGTATTATACCTCATTCAACAAGTATTGACAACAGTAAAAAGTCCAATGATGACAACATTTGCATAATGCACCTGCAACAACACCACGTACTCCAAGATTCTTTGATAACTTTTCAACAAACTGACGAGGAGTGAGAGATCGAACTTTTGAAAAATCAACCTCAAACTCAGTGGGAGTCACATTACCACAGTATGGAGCCCATGACGAAAGAATCCTCTTACGGTCACATTTGGCCACAATAGGAGCCCTGTAAAGCGTAATGAACATTTTCAATCACATGCTTCATATCCTTGACATAAAGAATTCAGTAATAGATGTAAGAGAATGCTATAGATGCATTTATAGACGTGAAAACTGAAATATGTAAAAGAGCCATACTGTTTACATGAAATTGCAGATATATGCAGAACAAGACTATATTTTCTGGTTGCCACACACATCTGAATAAGAGTAGatctaatttaaattatcaaCTAAAGAGAATAAAAGCAATGTTGAATGTTGGACTCCCTTTCTGAACAATTTCTGTAGCCGAATGCATGACCAATTCAGAACTGAGATCAATGGCACACTGTCTAGACCCTAAGAGTATTCTTTGGCAATACGCTTACTTCTTATGcctttttttccttttgttttAGGTTCCGAGCGTGAGGTAGCTATAACTGAGGAGAAGTCCCTTTCATGGCACGTATTTCTGTTTGCACTAGCCACATTATTCACTCAGATAATTAGAGAGGGAAGTAACTGATATGCAAAGATCTTTACCTAAATTCCCAACCGAGCACTTCAGCCATTCCAACAAATGATAGAAGAAATGGAATTCCAACCCTTGATGCTTGTATTGCAAGTTCACGATGACCAATGTGAAGAGCTTCAAACTTCCCCAGAGCTACTATACCTCCTAGTAAAACAAGAGGCAAAACAAGTCTAAGGAAATGCTAATATCACTTACAAAAAAGGCATATCACCAGAACTAATATTTAAAACCAAATCTAaccaaaattgaaaaaagatgGATGTGGAAGACAAATTAATATTAAGGAGGTAGCAGCCACTTAGCCAGAATAAGATATTGTTATGCGCTCATAATAAGTAATGCAATTAGCAACCACCCTGTGTCTTAATTACCATATCAACATCTCAGATATGAAacttaagaaaagaaaagaagaggatGCGATAATATGTAGAGTATATATTAACATCATTTTTATCAGCTTCACAACAAGACTAACATGAAAGGAACAAGTAAATAATAATGTAGAGTAATAATTTACCTGCCACTGCTGATGATCTTTCGGATGGAGGCTCACCATCATCTTCCTGTTGACTtcacataataaatataatcagaTCAAGTATACAAGAACTGACATTATTGTGTAAAACGgaaaaacaaaatacaaatcCTGGTGTTATAGATCGCTGCTACTGAGATTAATTGATGTAAACAAAGTTGTGCAAAGCTGCTGATGGTATAAAAGGTCTCCGAGTCTGTTTATACATTTGTCTGTGAACACCTAATATTCAAATCATTCATTCTCAGTCTGAGAAGTCATTCACGTTTCACAATTCCAGATAACAAAGTCCAAAGTCTAGCCGGGAAAGTTGTTTACAATACCGTCTTCAAAAAAATTCTTACACAACATAAATACTAAATTGCATTACTTGGTCAAATAAAGAAAGTGTCATACCATACTAAATAAGAAGACTATCCATTATAATCAACACAAAACAATCCAGATTAATCGAAATCAGCTCAATCTGGTCCAAGAACTAAAGGTATACAAATTCTATCAAATTCACAGATTAATACATCCTCTAAACTATCAACTTCCACTTATATCTAACAAGACTCTACCTCACACAGTTTCAAACTTTATAATCCACCCACTCAACATTATACAAGCACATGACTACAAATTTcacaacaatataaaatatacaaacaatTAACATTAAACAGAAATTTCATCATAAAATTACTTTTTCAATCATAAATATCAAGAGTTTACCTCAAAGAATGAGAAATGATGGGGTTTTTAGCAAATGGAGAATTGGGTAGAATGCTAACAAGGGGTCTTCCAAAATCAAAACTTGATGATGAAAATTGGTtcaatttcttctttgaaacaTAACCCAGCTGTGATTTTAAATGAAGCTTGCTATGGAGATTATCATAGTCTAGTATACAGTGGGTCATAAAAGACCCAGACAACATTGTTGGGATCAAGTGACAAGATGGCGTGGAGTTTTGTGTTCTTCATACATAGGATAACAACATGTTTCTACAAATTTGATTCATGCCAAGATTCTCAGCCCATTCGGTTTGTTTTCCTTCAAGTTTTTTAGGTCTTGTTAACCGAATAATTGTGAATTGTGAAGGAAAGTCTAATGATTGATGTATCTTATATTTACcataaaactaaaatcaacattttttttatttcaatgaCATGATTAATGatcctttaaaaaaataaaaaaatgacatGATTAATGATGTATTTAACtggaattttaattaattatttttaatttataaattttgatggatttatatcttattttgaTATTGAGTGGTATGATATTTTATCGTAAAATTGATATAGATTCTTTATGTTTAAGCACAATATTTCgaaatttcatagattttagcggGATTTCACAAAACTTCAAATACACTGAACAAGGCCATAAGATCcaacattttatgaaatccgCCTCTATCCTCTTTCTCCATATGTGTTCTGACGATTTGTGGTCAACGACCGAGTACATTTATCTAATTTCTGTTTGGATGGCGATCAATAGAATAATCGATCGATTCTCTGGCCGATCTCCTTCCTCCTCACAATTTATGGGCTTTATTTTAAAATCGGTAATATCattcctttatttttttaatcaaattccCTCTGTCGCTTTAAAAGGTACGTCTTTTCTTATGTTTGTTGTGTGCTTTTCGCTTGTTTGGTTGgcttttgtattttattatgatcATGGATGTACATTATTGCATGTTTGTTTCTCTTCTCTTCTGATATAGAAGTTGTATAGGGTTTTTTCGGTGATCGGATTCATTTGTAACTTCGTTGGAATTTGTTCGGTTTAGGTTGTGAATTTTGTTGAGTGTAGtatcttatatttttctaaCTTGTTTTATCTTGGCCGGATTTGATGTGGTCGTCGGCCACAATATTAGTCGAAAACGAGatgtgttttagtttttatatgtGTTCTTCGTAGTTCTTGATTGATGGATGTGTTTCGTGTGTGTTTAATCCTCtacattataaattttagttttcaaaattgtttttagttgCAGGTACGAATAGATtattgatttgttatgatttgaatattaattgTTTGTAATTAtggtataaatttatatattatgcatgtatatatgttaGTATGCAATGATTTTGGATAGGAAGGAATTAAATACTTCGGTTATACATCAGAAGGtattaaatatttgtgtaaatgcaatttatatttacatatatacatattaggGATTAATTGATTCTATTCATGTTTTTGAATAAATGTGTGTTTGGTAAGTGTTTATGTGcttttattccgcttaattggcatattaaattttgttaatttattaatattatgaaaatttattGGGTGTCATAATTGATGGCTTTTATTAGGTCTTGATAACGTTCAAGGAGTTTGTACCAATTTTGGTGGCATATATTTTTTGGACCAATATGGGTTGGCACGATTATCGTGCTATTGTCTTAAATGAATATTTTGCGGTTAATTTTGTTCTTGTATTAATAATTAGATCTATGATTTCTTTTACTTTGTGATGTTATGATAACCCTTTCGTTGACTAATtggataattaaataataaatttacgtTGATTGggatataaatatgatttaattttgatttcctTCTTTTCCTAACAAAAATCTTAAGtttttgtttatgtatttttgttCTCATAAGAAAGATTAGTATGTATTATGATTTATTTAGTATTgcgtgtctaaccaaagttcttactttggttagacattatcacttttcataattgtatcttatttttattagttctaaaattcttatttttgaataagatgttatattattatatttatttttgtcaagATTTATATGTCATAATTGGGTTTATTTTCCTCCAACatacttttttctttaatttatccTTCTTATGCTTGTTTTTGCTTGCTTTGTGTTTCAGGATTTTGGAGAGAGACCTTACGGATTTTCTTATCAGtctttaaagtcttattatctaaacgtccggagatatctttgcgtatctttcggttagatgataaactttgttGGATGAAAGTAATCCCTGATGCGGctattgtatctatgatacaaatcatctacgagtatgtagatcctgacaaaaaaaaaacattttatgaaatccaaaaaaaatcgtCATCATTTTAATGTCATCATATTTTGATGGactttaaacaatctcaattaaatattatatctttaaaaataatttatgattctgattgaataccaccagattttatagCACGATTTataaatcccaattaaatactcCAAGATTttgatacatatttttaaatcagAGTTGAATACTCTCGAAtttcattaataaatttttttataaaaaaatcagttAAATATACCTCtctaaatattatatcaaagtaGTACGGGACTATAaagtttgtatataatatacatgtgtttgtatgttaaattatatagaaaaagacTTATATAAGATAAGAAAATTTTGATTCATATGCCAACTAACCATTCATTCTATTTGAATTTCTTTTTACAAAATGAAAATCATTAAGATACTGAAACCCCGACAAAGACAAATCTCCGAAATGTCAACTATAACccgattatgaaacaaaaaaaacaaactaaataaaagttgttttgttttcagatagTTTACACACAAAATATCGAAATTctttaatctaaaaatattacaataataTCTCGACCAATCTAACATACAtcatcgcaattgaccttcacacaAGCCCCATATATACCCCAATATTCAGAAATATCAGTTACATCAACTGATATTAGAGTAACAAATGTCACCAACatattaacaattttttattgtgaaagtTGAGCTCTTACTATAATCATCCATATTTGATATAAGCCTTATGGATTAACCAAACTGTCATGCAAGTTCTTAGAAAAAATTATCGAAATCCATGACAAGACACACAAAAATATCAGGATACAAAATAATAacatctcaaaaaaaaaaaggcacgGTAAACaaccttgataacaaggtactcaaTAAGAACTCATCCATAAATGATTAgtctttatattatttaaaaaaccgATAAATAAAAGAGGTGATGGAATAGAAAAGAGACTTAATTAGTTGAGGGGGTGAAAATTGAAGAATGGAGAAGTGATAGCTAGAACTCTAGTTTCGGAAATCGACTCTCAAAATCACAAATCCTAAATTTTCTTGTAGTTAAAAGCAAGAGCTGCCGCTTGGCTTCTGCTCTCCTCAACCGCTCCGTCGACACCGGCAGTACGGTACTAAGTCAACTTTGATTCACTTTCCAAGTCTCCGGGGATAAGATCTCTCCACGGTTGCCAAGGAGTGTTAAAAACTCCCGCTTCACCCAAGCCCTCTCCTGTAGTCGCAACGCCATCTAGGGTGTCAACACCTCCTTCATCAGCAACTTGCCTGGGAGATCTTTGgaaatacttttaaaaaaaaacaggtgtgatcttttcaaaacataaacctacatgattatgattatgtgaTTGGTTTTTGTTTTACTGTATATATTATTGTGAGATGATTCATATTTCATGATTAGGTATAATTGTgtgcttaaatttattattgtatGAGTTGTTTTCGTATCcatttttaatctttttctaTCTATTTTTGTCCGAATTTGAAAAGATTGGATAGATATTGTCgatcttttattatatataggatCAGTTACGTTTGGTGTTTTGTATCTTCATGttcgatttttagtttttcgCTAGTGTTCATGATAACTGTTTGCGGTTCTTGGATGGTGACGGTGGAGCTGGTGCACTGGTGACTTAATTAGTGCGTGTTGCAATATTAGATTAGCCTGACTGACTAATTTTATTCCGTGATTCTAGTTTTAACtttgtaattttgaatattatttggTTTTAATGGTAGTAATTGCAGATCTTAAAATTAGTTATTTTTGAATGGCTAGTTGACtcctttttaaatttgtttatcttTGGAATTTGACTTTCCACTACATGCATTAACTTGAATTTTGGTGTTTTAATGTGAGTAATTTATgctttaatttgaataattaattgacCGTTTATATACAAGCTTAAattgataaattga includes:
- the LOC108202984 gene encoding serine/threonine-protein phosphatase 7 long form homolog; the protein is MNESTDDTYDDKFELKPGPKDPSVLHLQAEHRSSIIWNVGGGDVLRSRVRNPSSNRFPSLHHRMVPLLRDVGFDGVARLTGIYIDWSLVTALVERWRPETHTFHLPVGECTITLQDVSVILGLRVDGQAVTGSTDFKEGWSKLLENMFGEAPEEKYLDGGRLKMSWLDKILPELSDNANEDELIRYTQSYMLRLIGGILFTDHQGSEVHCMFLPLIQSFERSRTLAWGAGVLAYLYRELCKACKVGVVEIAGCVLLLQLWAWTRLPTLAPVPRGPYSDNKEIWGDLPGPFGLRWCVPKSYADASCHNVSVNRFSLDVLGPDHFIWLPYADVLDDLSEICQEGNAVWCYKGPIICFYIVEPHEPDRCVRQFGMVQDIPSSATVYSRCLHKMTLKGKTETNWRDKHKEHILCWDNRLQFVNVINNVGAGVTTRYTEWYANVTRPYHTRVAAAQSYAVKILNRISAITKVNGDYNAIDVLAARARQILESQCSRGLRQDFPIDDSLVEKDQDLLEVKKRKVGHKGGRGGVNCRKRRKKRNDDETSVNLGDEGENHTSDAASNFVLQSSTPVGKILANIENEVDYNGVDPSPTSGYQNFNLGIDPTPPSLAPFEQQHTPFELQQAPVEQQQPPDPPSVEQQQPPVELEQPPEDKQPPVDKEVQLVQQQQKQPEEEPGEQQQPPVEREQPQVDEELQLVQQQQQQPEEDPEESIQEYMNILCCGDLERK
- the LOC108202985 gene encoding FAD synthetase 2, chloroplastic-like; this encodes MLSGSFMTHCILDYDNLHSKLHLKSQLGYVSKKKLNQFSSSSFDFGRPLVSILPNSPFAKNPIISHSLSQQEDDGEPPSERSSAVAGGIVALGKFEALHIGHRELAIQASRVGIPFLLSFVGMAEVLGWEFRAPIVAKCDRKRILSSWAPYCGNVTPTEFEVDFSKVRSLTPRQFVEKLSKNLGVRGVVAGKNYRFGYRASGDASELVNLSEKYGMEAYIINSVMDKEQDSRVIGPDNPKEHGQVSSTRVRYALGRGDMKYVSELLGRQHRLMLMMNDKERFARVNNRISASNSCILNLSPKVGLYENCSVVIGDENFVPCLVTIDTTHIHLEMDDVETCILIVSQDVSLLGIDFGG